A single window of Hypomesus transpacificus isolate Combined female unplaced genomic scaffold, fHypTra1 scaffold_241, whole genome shotgun sequence DNA harbors:
- the prkaa1 gene encoding 5'-AMP-activated protein kinase catalytic subunit alpha-1, with translation MATDKQKHEGRVKIGHYILGDTLGVGTFGKVKVGQHELTKHQVAVKILNRQKIRSLDVVGKIRREIQNLKLFRHPHIIKLYQVISTPTDIFMVMEYVSGGELFDYICKNGKLEEKESRRLFQQIISAVDYCHRHMVVHRDLKPENVLLDAQMNAKIADFGLSNMMSDGEFLRTSCGSPNYAAPEVISGRLYAGPEVDIWSSGVILYALLCGTLPFDDDHVPTLFKKICDGIFFTPQYLNPAVISLLKHMLQVDPMKRATIKEIREDQWFKEDLPKYLFPEDPSYSNNMIDDEALKEVCEKFECSEEEVLTCLYSRNHQDPLAVAYHLIIDNRRIMSEAKDFYLASSPPDSFLDDQHLTASSASAAGIKPHPERVAPFLVAETTPRPRHTLDELNPQKSKHQGVRRAKWHLGIRSQSRPNDIMSEVCRAMKQLDYEWKVANPYYLRVRRKNPVTGMQTKMSLQLYQVDSRTYLLDFRSIDDDMLETKSGTATPHRSGSVGNYRTTLKNDAEVAEAKGDGASAPVPAATPAKPSEGSLASSLTSSVDSAGGDGIAYPRPGSHTIEFFEMCANLIKLLAR, from the exons ATGGCGACGGATAAACAGAAACATGAAGGTAGAGTGAAGATTGGACATTATATTCTTGGAGACACACTTGGAGTGGGGACGTTCGGAAAAGTTAAAG TGGGCCAGCATGAGCTGACCAAGCACCAAGTGGCCGTGAAGATCCTGAACAGGCAGAAGATCCGCAGTTTGGACGTGGTGGGCAAGATCCGCCGGGAGATCCAGAACCTGAAGCTGTTCAGGCATCCCCACATCATTAAGCT GTACCAGGTGATAAGCACGCCCACAGACATCTTCATGGTGATGGAGTACGTCTCCGGAGGAGAGCTCTTTGACTACATCTGCAAAAACGGAAAG ctggaggagaaggagagccgCCGTCTGTTCCAGCAGATCATCTCGGCCGTGGACTACTGCCACAGACACATGGTGGTCCACAGGGACCTCAAGCCTGAGAACGTGCTGCTGGACGCTCAGATGAACGCCAAAATCGCCGACTTCG GGCTGTCCAACATGATGTCAGACGGAGAGTTTTTGCGGACGAGTTGTGGTTCGCCAAACTACGCCGCCCCCGAGGTCATCTCCGGAAG GCTCTACGCCGGTCCAGAGGTGGACATCTGGAGCAGCGGGGTGATCCTGTACGCTCTGCTGTGCGGCACGCTGCCCTTCGACGACGACCACGTGCCCACGCTCTTCAAGAAGATCTGCGACGGGATCTTCTTCACGCCGCAGTACCTGAACCCCGCCGTGATCAGCCTGCTCAAGCACATGCTCCAGGTGGATCCCATGAAGAGAGCCACCATCAAAGAGATCCG ggaggaCCAGTGGTTCAAAGAGGACCTTCCCAAGTACCTGTTCCCAGAGGACCCGTCCTACAGCAACAACATGATCGACGACGAGGCCCTGAAGGAGGTGTGCGAGAAGTTCGAGTGCTCCGAGGAGGAGGTGCTTACCTGCCTCTACAGCCGCAACCACCAGGACCCGCTGGCGGTGGCCTACCACCTCATCATCGACAACCGCCGCATCATGAGCGAGGCGAAGGACTTCTACCTGGCCTCCAGCCCGCCGGACTCTTTCCTGGACGACCAGCACCTCACCGCGTCCTCCGCCTCCGCTGCCGGCATCAAGCCCCACCCCGAGCGGGTGGCGCCCTTCTTGGTGGCCGAGACCACGCCCAGGCCCCGGCACACGCTGGACGAGCTGAACCCCCAGAAGTCGAAGcaccagggggtgaggagggccaAGTGGCACCTGGGGATCCGGAGTCAGAGCCGGCCCAATGACATCATGTCGGAGGTGTGCCGCGCCATGAAGCAGCTGGACTACGAGTGGAAG GTCGCAAACCCATATTACCTGCGCGTGCGGAGGAAGAACCCAGTCACGGGGATGCAAACCAAGATGAGCCTGCAGCTCTACCAGGTGGACAGCAGGACATACCTTCTCGACTTCCGTAGCATCGACG ATGACATGTTAGAGACTAAATCGGGCACGGCCACCCCCCACCGCTCGGGCTCCGTGGGGAACTACCGCACGACCCTTAAGAACGATGCCGAGGTGGCCGAGGCCAAGGGAGACGGTGCCTCCGCCCCCGTGCCTGCCGCCaccccggccaaaccctccgaGGGCTCGCTAGCGTCCTCGCTCACCTCGTCTGTGGACTCCGCCGGGGGCGACGGCATCGCGTACCCCCGCCCGGGCAGCCACACCATAGAGTTCTTTGAGATGTGCGCCAATCTCATCAAGCTACTTGCACGATAG